The following proteins come from a genomic window of Lycium ferocissimum isolate CSIRO_LF1 chromosome 4, AGI_CSIRO_Lferr_CH_V1, whole genome shotgun sequence:
- the LOC132054078 gene encoding uncharacterized protein LOC132054078, with the protein MVVDNGGGGGGVGVGVVVGWGGVVGWRVGGGVKRWVEGWGGGMESQESAYQLFDNMLLRNFKLKSHYSFSRATTLPDQITSQFHKRCCHTTLSSSPSSCNKIIGLPSSQESAHELFDNMLLRNFKPKIHYSFGILSRVTTLPNQITSQFHKSFSRTLFGFSSSNSTNIGSKHGQCVSLSYPSFVQNVAKYCTLLGQEKPNELINNVNAATTNSDKHCNGDRPDEQLDNPSTLLGQERSDELLDKVNAATNSVRGNGEMVDFTNIHINKLPTVLIMGRPNVGKSALFNRLIRRREALVYNTPTDHVTRDIREGVAKLGNLRFKVLDSAGIEAEASSGSVLSRTAEMTGNVLSKTQFALLLVDARDGVQPMDLDVGKWLRKNAPGMKTIVVMNKAESLDDCDGTLAAAAGEAYNLGFGDPIALSAETGFGMAELHETLRPLLEEYVLQNNLCDDEIQENDENDSSEDMECKLPLQLAIVGRPNVGKSTLLNTILQEDRVLVGPEAGLTRDSIRAEFEYEGRTVYLVDTAGWLERTKQQEKGPASLSIMQSRKHLMRAHVIVLVLDAEEIAKDRRSMKHVEVVIARRAVEEGRGLVVIVNKMDLLRGKENSKYYKSVIEAVPQEIQTVIPQVTGIPVVFVSALEGKSQIAVMNQVVETYEKWCLRLSTARLNRWLLKVMSRHSWKDQAAQPKIKYFTQVKARPPTFIAFMSGKTKLSDTDLRFLTRSLKEDFDLGGIPVRILQRTVEKNDRTKTSSKNKQSANRTIERAVSDKRTIHAGDLSCSDSSGDQLDEFGVSN; encoded by the exons ATGGTGGTTGAcaatggtggtggtggtggtggagtgggggtgggggttgtgGTGGgatggggtggggtggtgggatGGAGAGTTGGTGGTGGGGTGAAGAGGTGGGTGGAAGGGTGGGGTGGTGGGATGGAGA GTCAAGAGAGTGCATATCAACTGTTTGATAATATGCTGCTAAGAAATTTCAAGCTGAAAAGCCACTATAGCTTCTCCAGAGCAACTACTTTACCTGACCAAATCACTTCACAATTCCACAAAAGATGCTGCCACACAACTCTGTCCAGTTCTCCTTCAAGCTGCAATAAGATAATTGGATTGCCATCAA GTCAAGAGAGTGCACACGAACTGTTTGATAATATGTTACTAAGAAATTTCAAGCCGAAAATCCACTATAGCTTCGGTATCCTCTCCAGAGTAACTACTTTACCGAACCAAATCACTTCACAATTCCACAAAAGCTTCAGTAGAACTCTCTTTGGATTTTCATCAAGTAATTCTACAAATATTGGATCAAAACATGGCCAATGTGTGTCTCTCTCATATCCTTCATTCGTTCAAAACGTTGCCAAATATTGCACTTTGTTAGGTCAAGAGAAGCCAAATGAACTGATAAATAATGTTAATGCTGCTACTACTAATAGTGATAAACATTGCAATGGAGACAGGCCAGATGAACAGTTAGATAATCCGAGCACTTTGTTAGGTCAAGAGAGATCAGATGAACTGTTAGATAAAGTTAATGCTGCTACCAATAGTGTTAGAGGCAATGGAGAGATGGTTGATTTTACAAATATTCATATTAACAAGCTCCCAACGGTTCTAATAATGGGACGACCTAACGTAGGGAAATCAGCATTGTTTAATCGTTTGATACGAAGGAGGGAggcacttgtatacaacactccTACTGATCATGTTACTCGAGATATACGAGAAGGTGTTGCTAAATTGGGAAATTTGAGGTTTAAGGTATTGGATTCTGCTGGTATAGAAGCAGAAGCTTCTTCGGGTTCTGTTCTTAGTAGAACTGCGGAAATGACGGGAAATGTGCTGTCAAAAACTCAATTTGCACTCTTGTTGGTTGATGCAAG AGATGGAGTGCAGCCTATGGATTTGGATGTTGGAAAATGGTTGAGGAAGAATGCACCGGGAATGAAGACTATTGTGGTGATGAATAAAGCTGAATCGCTCGATGACTGTGATGGTACTCTTGCAGCTGCTGCTGGTGAGGCTTATAATTTAGGATTTGGCGATCCCATTGCTTTATCTGCTGAGACTGGATTCGGTATGGCTGAACTTCATGAAACTCTTAGACCATTACTTGAAGAATATGTGCTCCAAAACAACTTATGTGATGATGAGATCCAGGAGAATGATGAGAATGACTCCTCTGAGGATATGGAGTGTAAATTGCCATTGCAGTTGGCAATTGTTGGGCGGCCCAATGTTGGAAAGTCAACCTTGTTGAACACAATCTTGCAAGAAGATCGTGTTTTGGTTGGCCCTGAGGCTGGTTTGACTAGAGATTCCATCCGCGCTGAATTTGAGTACGAAGGAAGAACTGTTTATTTGGTTGACACAGCAGGGTGGTTGGAGAGGACAAAACAGCAAGAGAAGGGACCTGCGTCTTTAAGTATTATGCAATCAAGGAAACACCTTATGAGAGCACATGTAATTGTTTTGGTCCTCGATGCAGAAGAGATTGCAAAAGATAGGCGAAGCATGAAGCATGTTGAAGTAGTTATAGCAAGGCGAGCGGTAGAGGAAGGACGTGGTCTGGTTGTGATTGTAAATAAGATGGATCTTCTAAGAGGgaaagaaaattccaaatattACAAGAGCGTAATTGAAGCTGTGCCTCAAGAAATTCAGACAGTTATTCCCCAGGTCACAGGGATACCTGTTGTATTTGTTTCAGCTCTAGAAGGAAAGAGTCAGATAGCTGTCATGAATCAGGTCGTCGAAACATATGAAAAGTGGTGTTTGAGATTGTCAACAGCTCGTCTTAACCGTTGGCTACTCAAGGTCATGAGCAGACATTCTTGGAAAGACCAGGCAGCTCAACCGAAGATCAAGTATTTCACTCAGGTGAAAGCTAGACCTCCAACTTTTATTGCATTTATGAGCGGAAAAACCAAGCTCTCAGATACAGATCTGAGGTTCCTAACTAGATCTTTGAAGGAAGACTTTGACTTGGGTGGGATACCAGTCCGGATATTGCAACGAACTGTTGAAAAAAATGATAGAACTAAAACCAGCAGCAAGAACAAGCAATCAGCTAATAGAACGATCGAAAGGGCTGTTTCTGACAAAAGAACAATCCATGCTGGAGacctaagttgctcggactccAGTGGAGACCAGCTGGACGAATTTGGGGTCTCTAATTAA